From a region of the Methanophagales archaeon genome:
- the cfbB gene encoding Ni-sirohydrochlorin a,c-diamide synthase: protein MTMMDIDIPRVVIAGDRSSAGKTTLCIGLLSLLRERGLQVQGVKVGLDYIDPGFHTLVSGRQSRNLDGFLMSPEVVKELFGRACEDADIAIIEGVRGLYEGLNYYDDVGSTAQIAKILQCPVILVVDAASITRSAAALVNGYRSFDPGVNLSGVILNNIGSSRHGEKAERAVEEYCGLKVIGKIPWKSNLAISMRHLGLITAMECKSRWDDFNSVLKSIKETVESNLDISAVLEIANTAPALKLPEPRLFLHKHHTHTRPRVRIGVAFDEAFNFYYHDTLDLLRQEGAEIVYFSPIRARRLPEGLDALYIGGGFPEIYARELAANTQMRRAIRAFHDAHGVMYAECGGLMYLLDELEYGGDTFEMCGVIEGRVKFRERRLVNYVEGEFRRSCILGSRGIRFKGHEFHRSVIELGDENKNKNQFAYRMLRGEGIYEGLDGLITNNCLASYTHLHAASYREFAPNFVESARRARGRSQK from the coding sequence ATGACGATGATGGATATAGATATACCAAGGGTGGTGATTGCGGGAGACCGAAGTTCGGCAGGTAAGACAACCCTCTGCATCGGGCTGTTGAGCCTGTTACGCGAGCGTGGTTTACAGGTTCAGGGCGTCAAAGTCGGGCTTGACTACATAGACCCTGGATTTCATACACTCGTCTCGGGCAGGCAATCAAGGAATCTTGATGGCTTCCTTATGTCGCCGGAGGTGGTGAAGGAGCTGTTTGGAAGGGCTTGTGAAGATGCGGATATAGCGATTATAGAAGGAGTGAGAGGGCTTTACGAGGGTTTGAACTATTACGATGATGTGGGTAGTACCGCCCAGATAGCGAAGATTCTCCAGTGCCCGGTTATACTGGTGGTGGATGCTGCGAGCATAACGAGGAGTGCTGCCGCACTGGTCAATGGATACAGGAGTTTTGATCCCGGAGTCAACCTATCAGGTGTTATCTTGAATAATATCGGGAGTTCACGACATGGAGAAAAGGCGGAGCGTGCAGTGGAGGAGTATTGCGGGCTTAAAGTAATAGGGAAGATACCATGGAAGAGCAATCTGGCAATCTCCATGCGGCATCTTGGCTTGATTACCGCAATGGAATGTAAAAGCCGCTGGGACGATTTCAATAGCGTTCTGAAGAGCATAAAAGAGACTGTAGAGTCAAATCTGGATATATCCGCAGTACTGGAGATAGCAAATACCGCGCCCGCACTGAAGCTGCCAGAACCGAGACTATTCCTGCATAAGCATCATACTCATACACGCCCTCGAGTAAGGATTGGAGTTGCTTTTGATGAGGCTTTCAATTTTTACTACCATGATACACTCGATTTACTCAGGCAGGAAGGAGCGGAGATTGTCTATTTCAGCCCAATAAGGGCAAGAAGGCTGCCAGAAGGACTTGATGCTCTCTATATCGGCGGCGGCTTCCCCGAGATCTATGCCCGCGAGCTGGCTGCGAATACGCAGATGCGACGGGCTATCAGGGCTTTCCACGATGCTCATGGCGTTATGTATGCTGAATGCGGTGGATTGATGTATCTCTTAGATGAGCTTGAGTATGGTGGTGATACTTTTGAGATGTGCGGTGTGATAGAGGGCAGAGTGAAATTTCGTGAACGGAGATTGGTGAACTATGTGGAGGGAGAATTTAGAAGGAGTTGCATTCTCGGTAGTCGAGGCATACGGTTCAAAGGGCATGAGTTCCACCGTTCAGTGATAGAGCTCGGGGATGAGAATAAAAATAAAAACCAGTTTGCATATCGAATGCTGAGAGGGGAGGGCATCTATGAAGGACTGGACGGGCTAATAACGAATAACTGTCTCGCTTCTTATACACATCTGCATGCAGCCTCGTATAGAGAATTCGCACCGAACTTCGTTGAGAGTGCAAGAAGAGCAAGAGGGCGGTCACAGAAGTAG
- a CDS encoding UbiX family flavin prenyltransferase, translating to MRLIVGITGASGAIYAKRLLEMLHERGVEIDLIITPYGRYIIEYELGIGVKEIEKFATRLWDVDDMAADIASGTQLCDGMVIIPCTMNTVAKMAHGIADNLLLRAFDVMLKGNRSRRIIIVPRETPLNENHLENLLRIKRMGVTIIPPVPAFYYHPKSVQDMVDFIVALILDQFGIAHTVPRWRKP from the coding sequence ATGAGGTTGATAGTAGGAATAACAGGAGCGAGTGGCGCGATATATGCGAAGAGATTGCTGGAGATGCTTCATGAGCGAGGGGTGGAGATTGATTTGATCATCACTCCGTATGGGCGCTACATAATAGAGTATGAACTTGGAATAGGGGTGAAGGAGATAGAGAAGTTTGCAACGCGCCTCTGGGACGTTGATGATATGGCTGCTGACATTGCAAGTGGCACACAATTGTGTGACGGAATGGTAATAATACCATGTACGATGAACACAGTGGCAAAGATGGCACATGGGATAGCAGATAATCTGCTTTTACGCGCATTTGATGTGATGCTGAAGGGTAACAGGAGCAGGAGGATAATCATCGTGCCCAGGGAGACACCGCTGAATGAGAACCACCTGGAGAATTTACTAAGGATAAAGCGAATGGGTGTGACGATTATACCACCGGTGCCTGCCTTTTATTACCATCCAAAATCGGTTCAGGACATGGTGGACTTTATTGTGGCGCTTATTCTTGACCAGTTCGGCATAGCGCATACAGTACCGAGATGGAGGAAGCCATGA
- a CDS encoding diaminopimelate epimerase, which translates to MNKTKERKRIKFTKMHGCGNDFIVIDEHEAEVIPERYKEKLSRELCRRKLSIGADGIIFVCKPDPGSGYETQMRIFNADGTEAEMSGNGMRCFAKYVYERGLVHGRRMKVKTLGGLVVPEVKDLIDGRVATVRVFMGKPRFEWLNKPLYVNGIGEIKLTSLSLGNPHAVVILNSFSDLDVGMAGKSIETHPAFPNRTNVNFVLLGSGDRDRDRNEITVRTYERGVGETLSCGTGSTASVLALNELGIINASTPVTVHTRGGDLSVEVKEEGAYLTGPAEEIFEGVFTLQLQLHYD; encoded by the coding sequence ATGAATAAGACGAAAGAGAGGAAGAGGATTAAATTCACGAAGATGCATGGCTGTGGCAATGATTTCATAGTGATAGACGAGCATGAGGCGGAGGTGATACCAGAGCGTTATAAGGAGAAACTCAGTAGGGAATTGTGCAGGAGGAAGCTCTCAATAGGAGCAGATGGCATCATCTTTGTCTGCAAGCCTGACCCTGGCTCCGGTTATGAGACGCAAATGCGGATATTTAATGCAGATGGAACAGAGGCGGAGATGAGTGGAAACGGTATGCGATGCTTTGCCAAATATGTATATGAGCGAGGGCTGGTTCACGGGCGACGGATGAAGGTGAAGACACTGGGCGGTCTGGTGGTGCCGGAGGTGAAAGACCTTATTGATGGACGAGTTGCCACGGTAAGGGTGTTTATGGGCAAACCCCGGTTTGAGTGGTTGAATAAGCCTTTATACGTGAATGGGATAGGCGAGATAAAATTGACATCCCTGAGTCTTGGTAACCCCCATGCTGTTGTCATTCTTAACTCCTTTAGCGATCTTGATGTGGGTATGGCGGGTAAGAGCATCGAAACGCATCCTGCTTTCCCTAACAGGACGAACGTGAATTTCGTGTTATTGGGGTCGGGGGATAGGGACAGGGACAGGAATGAGATAACAGTGAGGACATACGAACGAGGCGTAGGGGAGACGCTCTCATGTGGAACTGGTTCGACGGCTTCTGTGCTCGCATTGAATGAACTCGGTATCATCAATGCTTCCACACCGGTAACAGTCCATACGCGAGGTGGTGATTTGAGCGTGGAAGTGAAAGAAGAGGGTGCATACCTTACAGGACCAGCGGAGGAGATATTCGAGGGTGTATTCACATTACAATTACAATTACATTATGATTAG